A window from Peromyscus eremicus chromosome 1, PerEre_H2_v1, whole genome shotgun sequence encodes these proteins:
- the LOC131897221 gene encoding glycine N-acyltransferase, with product MIVPLQGAQMLQMLEKSLRKYLPESLKVYGTVYHINHGNPFNLKALVDKWPDFNTVVVRPQEQDMADDLDYYTNTYQIYSKDPQNCQEFLDSPEVINWKQHLQIQSSQSRLNEAIQNLANIQSFQANHSENILFAASETIKTLFPSLLDTKNLSLGSGKPKAINQDKFKLTSLDVTHAALVNKFWLFGGNERSQRFIERCIKKFPSSCVLGPEGTPASWTLMDQTGEMRMGATMPEYRGQGLVSFVVYSQSQIMKKHGFPIYSHTEESNTAMQKMSYSLQHLTMPCAWNQWKCVPV from the exons ATGATTGTCCCACTGCAAGGTGCACAAATGCTGCAGATGCTGGAGAAATCCTTGAGGAAGTATCTTCCCGAATCCTTAAAG GTTTATGGGACTGTCTACCACATTAACCATGGAAATCCATTCAACCTAAAAGCCCTAGTTGACAAGTGGCCTGATTTTAACACAGTGGTTGTCCGCCCTCAGGAGCAG GATATGGCAGATGACCTTGATTACTATACCAATACTTACCAAATCTACTCTAAAGACCCCCAGAACTGTCAGGAATTCCTGGACTCTCCCGAAGTAATCAACTGGAAACAACATTTGCAGATTCAAA GTTCCCAGTCCCGCCTGAATGAGGCAATACAAAATCTTGCAAACATTCAGTCTTTCCAAGCCAATCACTCAGAAAACATCCTCTTTGCGGCATCAGAGACAATCAAGACACTGTTCCCTTCCCTGCTGGATACAAAGAATTTGTCGCTGGGCAGTGGCAAGCCCAAGGCCAT CAATCAAGACAAGTTTAAACTTACATCCTTGGATGTTACCCATGCTGCCTTGGTGAATAAATTCTGGCTTTTTGGTGGCAATGAGAGGAGCCAGAGATTCATAGAACGTTGTATAAAGAAATTCCCAAGTTCCTGTGTCTTGGGACCTGAGGGAACCCCTGCATCCTGGACCCTAATGGACCAAACTGGAGAGATGCGAATGGGAGCCACCATGCCTGAGTACCGGGGCCAAGGTCTTGTCTCCTTTGTCGTCTATTCACAAAGCCAGATTATGAAGAAACATGGCTTTCCTATTTATTCTCACACAGAAGAAAGCAACACTGCTATGCAAAAAATGAGTTACTCATTGCAGCATCTCACCATGCCCTGTGCCTGGAACCAATggaagtgtgtgcctgtgtga